In Massilia violaceinigra, one DNA window encodes the following:
- a CDS encoding MFS transporter, whose translation MQMQFPPIKPRLSFWQLWNMSFGFFGIQFGFALQNANTSRIFSTLGANADDLPLFWLAAPVTGLLVQPIIGYLSDNTWHPFWGRRRPFFFLGAILATVAMFLMPNSTSLWMAVFVLWMMDASINVSMEPFRAFVGDKLHPTQQTSGFAMQTFFIGCGSVIASLLPTMFTEWFNVSNVPVNGGIPDTVRYSFYVGGLAFMGAVSWTVITTRETPPEDIKAFRADVEKRKGTLHALREILGGFTTMPRTMVQLASVSFFSWLALFTMWVNTTPAVAENVFGTLDAQSPAFQSAGNWVGVMFAVYNGVSAIAAFILPAIARRTNRKMTHLACLVIGGISLASIFFITQKEMLLIPMIGVGIAWASILTVPYAILAGALPAERMGFYMGVFNFFVVIPQIIGGVILGPISAALLGGRPVATLLLAGACMAIGGLLTVFVADKGEQAS comes from the coding sequence ATGCAGATGCAATTCCCGCCAATCAAACCACGCCTGAGTTTCTGGCAGTTGTGGAACATGAGCTTCGGCTTCTTCGGCATCCAGTTCGGGTTTGCACTGCAAAACGCCAACACCAGCCGCATTTTCTCGACCCTGGGCGCGAACGCCGACGACCTGCCGCTGTTCTGGCTTGCCGCCCCGGTCACCGGGCTGCTGGTCCAGCCAATCATCGGCTACCTGAGCGACAATACCTGGCACCCGTTCTGGGGCCGGCGCCGTCCGTTCTTTTTCCTCGGCGCGATCCTGGCGACCGTGGCCATGTTCCTGATGCCGAACTCCACGTCGCTGTGGATGGCGGTGTTCGTGCTGTGGATGATGGATGCGTCGATCAACGTATCGATGGAGCCGTTCCGCGCGTTCGTCGGCGACAAGCTGCATCCGACCCAGCAGACGTCAGGCTTTGCGATGCAGACCTTCTTCATCGGCTGCGGCTCGGTGATCGCCTCGCTGCTGCCGACCATGTTTACCGAGTGGTTCAACGTCAGCAATGTGCCGGTCAACGGCGGCATTCCGGACACGGTGCGCTACTCGTTCTATGTCGGCGGCCTGGCCTTCATGGGCGCGGTGTCATGGACCGTCATCACCACCCGCGAAACGCCGCCCGAAGACATCAAGGCGTTTCGCGCCGATGTAGAGAAGCGCAAGGGCACGCTCCATGCGCTGCGCGAGATTCTGGGTGGCTTCACCACCATGCCGCGCACGATGGTGCAACTGGCGAGCGTCAGCTTCTTTTCGTGGCTGGCGCTGTTTACGATGTGGGTCAACACCACTCCTGCCGTCGCCGAAAACGTCTTCGGCACGCTCGACGCCCAGTCGCCAGCATTCCAGAGCGCCGGCAACTGGGTCGGCGTGATGTTCGCCGTGTATAACGGCGTGTCGGCCATTGCCGCCTTTATCCTGCCCGCCATCGCGCGCCGCACCAACCGCAAGATGACGCATTTGGCTTGCCTCGTCATCGGCGGCATCAGCCTGGCCAGCATTTTCTTCATCACGCAAAAAGAGATGCTGCTCATTCCGATGATCGGCGTCGGCATCGCGTGGGCCAGCATTCTCACCGTGCCGTATGCGATCCTGGCGGGCGCGCTGCCGGCCGAGCGCATGGGCTTCTACATGGGCGTCTTCAATTTCTTCGTCGTGATCCCGCAGATCATCGGCGGTGTGATTCTCGGTCCGATCAGCGCGGCCCTGCTGGGCGGGCGTCCGGTGGCGACCCTGCTGCTGGCCGGTGCGTGCATGGCCATCGGCGGCTTGCTGACCGTGTTCGTGGCTGACAAGGGCGAGCAGGCCAGCTAA
- a CDS encoding MFS transporter — protein MMLDMQKRLNNLFYATLSLPSTAMGFALCIQISALSWILSTRFNLEIHEIGIVWAAGPLAGIFGQVIIGLISDDAWFWGGRRRPFILIGGTLAALMVFLLPRIDVVGKLLGIDDMVIVAVIIALTLDLSINISFNPTRSIIADLTPEGEARTRGYTWMQTVSGFFGVMAYVIGATMGNDVLISVGAGIVFVFSVVPMFFIKEERELVKKNDTAAATKADWGQLWRIYIAHGFAWLGVQSMFVYTYGFIQQQLVPAGLETKAADAMSGQIIAYAFAVLNTVGFLLPALVLAPLARRIGRVHTQAGCIAIMAVGYFLIATMARTPMMLYALMAVVGIGWSAMVSLPFAIMSDKVDKSRMGFFMGVFNLSVVLPQLMSTGVGFVLKKVPDQSTLYIICGTSLTISAALWCLVKDEAPATQAAMPARAH, from the coding sequence ATGATGCTGGACATGCAGAAGCGCCTGAATAACCTTTTTTACGCGACCCTGAGTCTGCCTTCAACGGCGATGGGATTTGCGCTCTGTATCCAGATTTCGGCCCTGAGCTGGATTTTGAGCACGCGCTTCAACCTCGAAATTCACGAAATCGGGATCGTCTGGGCGGCCGGACCGCTGGCAGGCATCTTCGGCCAGGTGATCATCGGCTTGATCAGCGACGACGCCTGGTTCTGGGGCGGGCGGCGCCGGCCCTTCATCCTGATCGGCGGCACCCTGGCCGCGCTGATGGTGTTCCTGCTGCCGCGCATCGACGTGGTAGGGAAACTGCTGGGTATCGACGACATGGTCATCGTGGCGGTGATCATCGCGCTGACGCTCGACCTGTCGATCAATATCAGCTTCAACCCGACCCGCTCGATCATCGCCGACCTGACCCCGGAAGGCGAAGCGCGCACCCGTGGCTACACGTGGATGCAGACCGTGTCGGGATTCTTCGGCGTGATGGCCTACGTGATCGGCGCGACCATGGGCAACGACGTGCTCATTTCGGTCGGCGCGGGCATCGTGTTCGTGTTCTCGGTGGTGCCGATGTTCTTCATCAAGGAAGAACGCGAGCTGGTGAAAAAGAACGACACCGCGGCGGCCACCAAAGCCGACTGGGGCCAGCTGTGGCGCATCTACATCGCGCACGGCTTTGCGTGGCTCGGCGTACAGTCGATGTTCGTCTACACCTATGGCTTCATCCAGCAGCAGCTGGTGCCGGCGGGCCTGGAAACCAAGGCGGCGGACGCCATGAGCGGCCAGATCATCGCCTATGCCTTTGCGGTGCTTAATACCGTCGGCTTCCTGCTGCCGGCGCTGGTGCTCGCGCCCCTGGCGCGCAGGATCGGGCGCGTGCACACGCAGGCCGGCTGCATCGCCATCATGGCGGTCGGTTACTTTTTGATTGCGACCATGGCGCGCACGCCGATGATGCTGTACGCGCTGATGGCGGTGGTCGGCATCGGCTGGAGCGCCATGGTCAGCCTGCCGTTTGCGATCATGAGCGACAAGGTGGACAAAAGCCGCATGGGCTTTTTCATGGGCGTGTTCAACCTGTCGGTGGTGCTGCCGCAGCTGATGTCCACCGGCGTGGGCTTCGTACTGAAAAAGGTGCCCGACCAGAGCACCCTGTACATCATCTGCGGCACCTCGCTGACCATCTCGGCGGCCTTGTGGTGCCTGGTGAAGGATGAGGCGCCAGCCACACAGGCCGCGATGCCCGCTCGCGCACACTGA
- a CDS encoding glycoside hydrolase family 13 protein: MTPAGSRTPLLRLFALAALGSAAALAGAASLPAARISHLEPPSWWTGMRHSKLQLMVHGERIADTRPVIDYPSVRIEAVTQVANRNYLFIDLMIGPDARPGTFDILFKEGARTIRYPYQLQARDAGSAQRQGFGSKDAIYQIMPDRFANGDPANDNVPGMADQANRTSGTARHGGDLRGVADHLDYIAAMGFTQIWPTPLVENDMPAYSYHGYAATNHYRIDPRYGSNEDYRRLSAQARKKGIGIIQDVVLSHIGSHHWWMKDLPGPDWTTNGGTFTPTQHHRVSVQDPYGSQQDRANFTKGWFASSMPDLNQANPLVANYLIQNNIWWIEYAGLSGLRIDTYGYSDSAFLTEYTRRLMAEYPNLNLVGEEWHKSPVVVSHWQRGKVNFDGYISYLPSLMDFPLAETIRATLAATDPAPGFTDVYEMLSQDHLYPDPGNLVLFEGNHDIARTFSVVGEDLKLYKMSLAMLMTLPRIPQFYYGTEVLMTSETKIRDDASFRQDFPGGWRADAASAFTGDGLNAQQREAQAFVKKLVNWRKSHSVIHHGKTMQYGAENGTWVYFRYDGKKKVMVALNKGDKDAVLPLERFHEMLKGAKSGTDAITGATHALATALTLPARSALILEIE, encoded by the coding sequence ATGACCCCAGCAGGAAGCCGCACGCCCCTACTCCGACTGTTTGCTCTTGCTGCCCTGGGAAGTGCCGCCGCGCTTGCCGGCGCCGCATCCCTGCCGGCCGCACGCATTTCCCACCTCGAACCGCCCTCTTGGTGGACCGGGATGCGGCACAGCAAACTCCAGCTGATGGTCCACGGGGAGCGCATCGCCGATACCCGCCCCGTCATCGACTATCCGAGCGTGCGCATCGAAGCGGTCACCCAGGTCGCGAACCGCAACTACCTCTTCATTGACCTGATGATCGGGCCTGACGCCAGACCGGGCACATTCGACATCCTGTTCAAGGAGGGCGCCCGCACCATCCGCTACCCCTACCAACTGCAGGCGCGCGACGCCGGATCGGCCCAACGCCAGGGCTTCGGCAGCAAGGACGCCATCTACCAGATCATGCCCGACCGCTTCGCCAACGGCGACCCGGCCAACGACAACGTCCCCGGCATGGCCGACCAGGCCAACCGCACCTCGGGCACCGCGCGCCATGGCGGCGACCTGCGCGGCGTGGCCGACCATCTGGACTACATCGCGGCCATGGGCTTCACCCAGATCTGGCCCACGCCGCTGGTCGAAAACGACATGCCGGCCTACTCCTACCACGGCTATGCGGCCACCAACCATTACCGCATCGACCCGCGCTACGGCAGCAACGAGGACTACCGCCGGCTCTCGGCGCAGGCGCGCAAGAAAGGTATCGGCATCATTCAGGATGTGGTGCTGTCGCATATCGGCAGCCACCACTGGTGGATGAAAGACTTGCCGGGCCCGGACTGGACCACCAACGGCGGCACGTTCACGCCCACCCAGCACCATCGCGTATCGGTGCAGGACCCGTACGGATCGCAGCAGGACCGCGCCAACTTCACCAAGGGCTGGTTCGCCAGCAGCATGCCGGACCTGAACCAGGCCAACCCGCTGGTAGCCAACTACCTCATTCAGAACAACATCTGGTGGATCGAGTACGCCGGCTTGTCCGGCCTGCGCATCGACACTTACGGCTACTCCGACAGCGCCTTCCTCACCGAGTACACGCGGCGCCTGATGGCCGAATATCCCAATCTGAACCTGGTGGGCGAAGAATGGCACAAGTCGCCGGTGGTGGTGTCGCACTGGCAGCGCGGCAAAGTCAACTTCGACGGCTACATCAGCTACCTTCCCAGCCTGATGGACTTTCCGCTGGCCGAAACCATCCGCGCCACCCTCGCCGCCACCGATCCGGCACCGGGCTTCACCGACGTCTACGAAATGCTTTCGCAAGACCACCTGTATCCGGACCCCGGCAATCTGGTGCTGTTCGAGGGGAACCACGACATCGCGCGCACCTTCAGCGTGGTCGGCGAAGACCTCAAGCTGTACAAGATGAGCCTCGCCATGCTCATGACCTTGCCGCGCATACCTCAGTTCTACTACGGTACCGAGGTGCTCATGACCAGCGAAACCAAAATCCGCGACGACGCCAGCTTCCGCCAGGACTTCCCGGGCGGCTGGCGCGCCGACGCGGCCAGCGCCTTTACCGGCGATGGATTGAACGCCCAGCAGCGCGAGGCCCAGGCCTTCGTCAAGAAGCTGGTCAACTGGCGCAAGTCGCACAGCGTCATCCACCACGGGAAGACCATGCAGTACGGCGCCGAGAATGGCACCTGGGTTTACTTCCGCTACGACGGCAAGAAAAAGGTCATGGTGGCGCTGAACAAAGGCGACAAGGACGCCGTGCTGCCGTTAGAGCGCTTTCACGAAATGCTCAAGGGCGCCAAAAGCGGCACCGATGCCATCACCGGTGCCACCCATGCCCTCGCAACGGCACTGACCCTGCCGGCCCGTTCGGCATTGATCCTGGAGATTGAATGA
- a CDS encoding TonB-dependent receptor encodes MKFFANTRTKSAAFPLSPVAAGCALFVSAMSGNVYAQASAAPQASDQPITTVKVSGIRRGIEDAISVKKDSSSIVEAISAEDIGKLPDVSIAESIARLPGLAAQRVGGRAQVISVRGLSPDFSTTLLNGREQVSTGDNRSVEFDQYPSELLSGVTIYKTPDAGLVGQGLSGTIDMQTVRPLSFGKRTIAMNVRGEKNSLGGIANAKDTGNRFSVSYIDQFADRTIGIAIGYAHLASPVLSNETGLYEPWKTDSRPGVPAGTSLMDGLKSVARSGTNKRDGVMGVLQYRPNKTWTSMIDMYASKFKREETANQYEVNLSNYNGGFEPGLMYTPATTSNGVLTGGSASGVYPLVRGMYNNRKDEIKAIGWGNTLRFDGWSVFADVSYSKANRDEVSLENNLQLSNAAGDPFLDTVDLKFATGGFSQIGGRLNYSDPKNLYLRNTIYGSGYGKTPSIEDELKGFKLVASLPMPTMLQSYFSGLDVGVNYADRTKSKIQPEGAITLRGAPGPVPSELSYGQIDLGFAGTGMVPAWNVPGVVSQYMNFNPSSTESFLISKAWEVNEKITTSFVKANIDSEIGSVTVKGNVGVQVQHTEQSSKANYFDGTAPAGTQVKPVQDGMTYTDYLPSLNLAFGLGNQQTVRFAAAKQLARPRIDQLRSALDFNVGTTDFKPSANGGNARLDPWRAKALDLSYEKYFGNKAYFAVAAFHKKLDTYIFTQTKDYDFSKYVPGTNAITAIGNYKAPYNGNGGKLKGLELSASLPLSLLTPVLDGFGVSASATHSKSSIAIEDPDSNIGKNIPLPGLSKRVTNLTLYYEKNGFETRVSQRKRSDFVGEIGNFANDRSLRYVVGEDVVDFQIGYNFTEGSFKGLGLVLQVNNVGDTAYETYAGDRNKPLEYQKYGRTFLMGANYKF; translated from the coding sequence ATGAAATTTTTCGCCAATACCCGTACCAAGAGTGCCGCATTCCCACTGAGCCCGGTCGCTGCCGGCTGCGCGCTGTTCGTGTCCGCCATGTCGGGCAACGTCTATGCGCAAGCTTCCGCTGCGCCGCAAGCAAGCGATCAGCCGATCACAACGGTCAAGGTGTCGGGCATTCGCCGCGGTATCGAGGACGCGATTTCGGTGAAAAAGGATTCGTCTTCCATCGTCGAGGCTATCTCCGCGGAAGATATCGGCAAGTTGCCGGACGTTAGTATTGCTGAATCGATCGCCCGCCTCCCCGGCTTGGCGGCGCAGCGCGTCGGCGGCCGCGCCCAGGTTATCAGCGTACGCGGCCTGTCGCCGGACTTTTCGACCACCCTGCTCAATGGCCGTGAACAGGTCAGCACGGGCGACAACCGCAGCGTCGAATTCGACCAGTATCCATCCGAGCTGCTCAGCGGCGTGACCATTTATAAGACCCCGGACGCCGGCCTCGTCGGCCAGGGCTTGTCCGGCACCATCGACATGCAAACCGTGCGTCCGCTGTCGTTCGGCAAGCGCACCATCGCGATGAATGTGCGCGGCGAGAAAAACTCGCTCGGCGGCATTGCCAATGCGAAAGACACCGGTAACCGTTTCAGCGTCAGCTACATCGACCAGTTCGCCGACCGCACGATCGGTATTGCGATCGGTTACGCGCACCTGGCGTCGCCGGTGTTGTCCAACGAAACTGGTTTGTACGAGCCGTGGAAAACCGACTCGCGTCCTGGCGTGCCTGCCGGCACCTCCTTGATGGATGGTTTGAAGTCGGTCGCGCGCAGCGGTACCAACAAGCGCGATGGCGTCATGGGTGTCCTGCAATATCGTCCCAACAAGACCTGGACCAGCATGATCGATATGTACGCGTCGAAATTCAAGCGCGAGGAAACGGCCAATCAATACGAAGTCAACCTGAGCAACTACAACGGCGGCTTCGAGCCGGGCCTGATGTACACGCCCGCAACCACCTCGAACGGCGTGCTGACGGGCGGCTCGGCCAGCGGCGTATATCCGCTGGTGCGCGGCATGTACAACAACCGCAAGGATGAAATCAAGGCGATCGGCTGGGGCAACACCCTGCGCTTCGATGGCTGGTCCGTGTTTGCGGACGTCAGCTACTCGAAGGCGAACCGGGATGAAGTGAGCCTGGAAAACAACCTGCAACTGAGCAACGCTGCCGGCGATCCTTTCCTCGACACCGTCGACCTGAAATTCGCCACCGGCGGCTTCTCGCAAATCGGCGGCCGCCTGAACTACAGCGACCCTAAAAACCTGTATCTGCGCAACACGATCTACGGCTCGGGCTACGGCAAGACGCCAAGCATTGAAGACGAACTCAAGGGCTTCAAGCTGGTCGCCTCGCTGCCGATGCCGACCATGCTGCAAAGCTACTTCTCGGGCCTGGACGTGGGTGTTAACTACGCCGACCGCACCAAGAGCAAGATTCAGCCGGAAGGCGCGATCACCCTGCGCGGCGCACCGGGTCCGGTTCCAAGCGAGCTGTCGTACGGGCAGATCGATCTGGGCTTTGCCGGCACCGGCATGGTTCCTGCGTGGAACGTGCCTGGCGTTGTCAGCCAATACATGAACTTTAACCCGAGCTCGACCGAGTCATTCCTGATTTCGAAGGCGTGGGAAGTGAACGAAAAGATCACTACCAGCTTCGTCAAGGCCAATATCGACAGCGAAATCGGTTCGGTCACCGTCAAGGGCAATGTGGGCGTGCAGGTGCAGCATACCGAGCAGTCGTCCAAAGCCAACTATTTTGATGGCACAGCCCCCGCCGGCACCCAGGTCAAACCCGTCCAGGATGGCATGACCTACACGGATTACCTGCCGAGCCTGAATCTGGCGTTTGGCCTGGGCAACCAGCAGACCGTTCGTTTTGCGGCCGCCAAGCAACTGGCCCGTCCGCGTATCGACCAGTTACGCTCGGCGCTCGATTTTAACGTTGGCACCACGGACTTCAAGCCGAGCGCCAACGGTGGTAACGCGCGCCTCGATCCCTGGCGCGCCAAGGCACTCGATCTGTCGTACGAAAAGTATTTCGGCAACAAGGCGTACTTCGCGGTCGCGGCTTTCCACAAAAAGCTCGATACGTACATCTTTACGCAAACCAAGGATTACGATTTCTCCAAATATGTTCCTGGCACCAACGCAATTACCGCGATTGGTAACTACAAGGCGCCGTATAACGGCAATGGCGGCAAGCTGAAGGGCCTGGAACTGTCGGCATCGCTGCCGCTGAGCTTGCTTACGCCGGTGCTGGATGGTTTCGGCGTCTCGGCCAGTGCGACTCACAGCAAGAGCTCGATCGCGATTGAAGATCCGGACAGCAATATCGGCAAGAACATTCCGCTGCCGGGTCTGTCGAAGCGCGTGACCAACCTGACTTTGTACTATGAAAAGAATGGTTTCGAGACCCGCGTGAGCCAGCGCAAACGTTCCGATTTTGTTGGTGAAATCGGCAACTTTGCCAATGACCGCAGCTTGCGCTATGTCGTTGGCGAAGATGTGGTCGACTTCCAGATCGGGTACAACTTCACCGAAGGTAGCTTCAAGGGCTTGGGATTGGTGTTGCAGGTTAATAACGTTGGCGACACCGCGTATGAAACCTACGCTGGCGACCGCAACAAACCGCTGGAATACCAGAAGTATGGCCGCACCTTCCTGATGGGCGCGAATTACAAGTTCTAA
- a CDS encoding DEAD/DEAH box helicase encodes MSETPVLLFSELNLSAQVLKVMKEVGYETPSPIQAATIPLLLANRDVLGQAQTGTGKTAAFALPILSRIDIKQQSPQALVLAPTRELAIQVAEAFQKYATHIKDFHVLPIYGGQSYGPQLQALRRGVHVIVGTPGRVIDHLEKGSLDLSKLKTLVLDEADEMLRMGFIDDVEQILQKTPESRQTALFSATMPSAIKRIAKTYLRDPAEVTVAAKTGTADNIRQRYWMVSGMQKLEALTRILEAEPFDGMIIFARTKLGTEELATKLLARGFAATAINGDMQQTQRERTIEQLKNGKIDILVATDVAARGLDVERISHVINYDVPSDPESYTHRIGRTGRAGRSGEAILFITPREQGLLKAIERATRQPVAPLTLPTVKAVNDVRIAKFKDQITEVLAAGGLDVFRSLIEEYEREQNVPAVEIAAALAKLARGDIPLLLEKPNRDAKSAPSWQENAPAARAPRSDAPMRSDRGDAPAFKRERVSRPSEEGMGTFRIEVGHAHGVKPGNIVGAIANEANIESKFIGRIEIYDDYSTLDLPVDMPADLIDHLKGVWVAGQQLNITRDGEAPAVKKAAPKKAGDRRFEEKKLGPKKPYDAATKAKKEARKLAKPE; translated from the coding sequence ATGTCTGAAACCCCTGTACTACTGTTTTCCGAACTCAACCTGAGCGCCCAAGTGCTGAAGGTCATGAAAGAGGTCGGTTACGAAACGCCGTCGCCGATCCAGGCTGCCACCATCCCGCTGCTCCTGGCCAATCGCGACGTGCTGGGGCAGGCACAGACCGGAACCGGGAAGACCGCGGCCTTCGCGCTGCCGATTCTGTCGCGCATCGACATCAAGCAGCAGTCGCCACAGGCGCTGGTGCTCGCACCAACCCGCGAACTGGCCATCCAGGTCGCCGAAGCATTCCAGAAGTACGCAACGCACATTAAAGATTTCCACGTCCTGCCGATCTACGGCGGCCAGAGCTACGGTCCCCAGCTGCAGGCCTTGCGCCGCGGCGTGCACGTGATCGTCGGCACCCCGGGCCGCGTGATCGACCACCTGGAAAAAGGTTCGCTCGATCTGTCCAAGCTCAAAACGCTGGTGCTCGACGAAGCCGACGAGATGCTGCGCATGGGCTTTATCGACGACGTCGAACAGATCCTGCAAAAAACCCCTGAATCGCGCCAGACCGCGCTGTTCTCGGCCACCATGCCGTCCGCGATCAAGCGCATCGCCAAGACTTACCTGCGCGATCCGGCAGAAGTCACCGTCGCCGCCAAGACCGGCACCGCCGACAATATCCGCCAGCGTTACTGGATGGTGAGCGGCATGCAGAAGCTCGAAGCGCTGACCCGCATTCTGGAAGCGGAACCGTTCGACGGCATGATCATCTTCGCGCGCACCAAGCTCGGTACCGAAGAACTGGCGACCAAGCTGCTGGCGCGCGGCTTCGCGGCCACCGCGATTAACGGCGACATGCAGCAAACGCAGCGCGAACGCACCATCGAACAGCTCAAGAACGGCAAGATCGACATCCTGGTCGCCACCGACGTCGCCGCGCGCGGCCTGGACGTGGAACGCATCAGCCACGTGATCAACTACGACGTGCCGTCGGACCCGGAAAGCTACACCCACCGCATCGGCCGTACCGGCCGCGCGGGCCGCAGCGGCGAAGCGATTTTGTTCATCACCCCGCGCGAGCAGGGTTTGCTCAAGGCGATCGAACGCGCCACGCGCCAGCCAGTCGCGCCGCTGACCTTGCCGACCGTGAAAGCCGTCAACGACGTGCGTATCGCCAAATTCAAGGACCAGATCACCGAGGTGCTGGCCGCCGGCGGACTCGATGTATTCCGTTCGCTGATCGAAGAATATGAGCGCGAGCAGAACGTGCCAGCCGTCGAAATCGCAGCGGCCCTGGCCAAGCTGGCGCGCGGCGACATTCCGCTGCTGCTGGAAAAACCGAACCGCGACGCCAAGAGCGCACCATCGTGGCAGGAAAACGCCCCTGCCGCGCGCGCACCGCGTTCGGACGCGCCAATGCGCAGCGACCGTGGCGATGCGCCAGCGTTCAAGCGCGAGCGCGTATCGCGTCCGTCGGAAGAGGGCATGGGCACCTTCCGTATCGAAGTCGGTCATGCGCACGGCGTCAAGCCGGGCAACATCGTCGGCGCGATTGCCAACGAAGCCAACATCGAGTCAAAGTTCATCGGCCGCATCGAGATTTATGACGACTACAGCACGCTCGACCTGCCGGTCGACATGCCTGCGGACCTGATCGATCACCTCAAGGGTGTGTGGGTCGCGGGTCAGCAGCTGAACATCACGCGTGATGGTGAAGCGCCGGCGGTCAAGAAGGCAGCTCCGAAAAAAGCGGGCGACCGTCGTTTTGAAGAGAAAAAGCTCGGACCTAAGAAGCCGTACGACGCGGCCACCAAGGCCAAGAAGGAAGCGCGCAAGCTGGCCAAGCCAGAGTAA
- a CDS encoding alpha-D-glucose phosphate-specific phosphoglucomutase has product MTIHTVNTTAFAGQRPGTSGLRKKVSEFQQPAYLENFVQSIFNTLGDCAGQTLVVGGDGRYFNRHAIQVILRMAAAHGFARVLVGQGGILSTPALSCVVRKRAASGGIVLSASHNPGGPDGDFGIKYNIANGGPAPEKITDAIYSHSQVLSEYRISDAGDLDLDIIGSARIEQMDVEVIDPVADYAALMADLFDFGAIKALFSGGFTMRFDGMHAVAGPYAHAILEGLLGAPRGTVINGEPLEDFGGHHPDPNPVNAAELIALMSTADAPDFGAASDGDADRNMIVGRGIAVTPSDSLAIIAANAAVAPGYRGGIKGIARSMPTSTAPDRVAAALKVPCYETPTGWKYFGNLMDAGMVTLCGEESYGTGSDHIREKDGLWAVLFWLNLLAASGKSVETLVREHWARFGRNYYSRHDYEAVESSAAEGLMTHLREQLPALAGQVIDGYTVDFADDFVYKDPVDGSIASKQGVRIVMTDGSRIVFRLSGTGTEGATIRLYLERYERDVAMHDIPAQEALAGLATIADRLAGLHQRTGRDRPTVTT; this is encoded by the coding sequence ATGACCATCCACACAGTGAACACCACGGCTTTTGCCGGACAGCGGCCGGGCACCTCCGGCTTGCGCAAGAAGGTAAGCGAGTTCCAGCAACCCGCTTACCTCGAAAACTTCGTGCAGTCGATCTTCAACACCCTGGGCGACTGCGCCGGCCAGACCCTGGTCGTCGGCGGCGACGGGCGTTACTTCAACCGCCACGCGATCCAGGTCATCCTGCGCATGGCGGCGGCACACGGCTTTGCCAGGGTGCTGGTGGGGCAGGGCGGCATTCTGTCCACCCCGGCGCTGAGCTGCGTGGTGAGGAAGCGCGCCGCCTCGGGCGGCATCGTGCTCTCGGCCAGCCACAATCCGGGCGGGCCCGATGGTGATTTCGGCATCAAGTACAACATCGCCAATGGCGGCCCGGCTCCTGAAAAAATCACCGATGCCATCTACAGCCATTCCCAGGTCCTGAGCGAATACCGCATCAGCGACGCCGGCGACCTTGATCTCGATATCATCGGCAGCGCGCGCATCGAGCAGATGGACGTCGAAGTCATCGACCCGGTGGCCGATTACGCAGCGCTGATGGCCGACCTGTTCGACTTCGGCGCCATCAAAGCCCTGTTCTCAGGCGGCTTCACGATGCGCTTCGACGGCATGCATGCCGTCGCCGGCCCGTATGCGCACGCCATCCTCGAAGGCTTGCTTGGAGCGCCGCGCGGCACCGTCATCAACGGCGAACCGCTGGAAGACTTCGGCGGCCACCATCCCGATCCGAATCCCGTCAACGCGGCCGAACTGATTGCGCTCATGTCCACTGCGGACGCACCGGACTTCGGCGCCGCATCGGACGGCGACGCCGATCGCAACATGATCGTCGGGCGCGGCATCGCCGTGACACCGTCCGACAGCCTGGCCATCATCGCCGCCAATGCGGCTGTGGCACCGGGCTACCGCGGCGGCATCAAGGGCATCGCCCGCTCCATGCCCACCTCCACCGCGCCGGACCGGGTGGCGGCCGCGCTCAAGGTGCCGTGCTACGAAACCCCGACCGGCTGGAAGTACTTCGGCAACCTGATGGATGCCGGCATGGTGACGCTCTGCGGCGAAGAAAGCTACGGCACCGGCTCGGACCATATCCGCGAAAAGGATGGCTTGTGGGCCGTGCTGTTCTGGCTTAACCTGCTGGCGGCCAGCGGCAAATCCGTCGAAACGCTGGTGCGCGAGCACTGGGCGCGCTTCGGCCGTAATTACTACTCGCGCCACGATTACGAAGCGGTCGAGTCCAGCGCGGCGGAAGGCTTGATGACGCACCTGCGCGAGCAGCTGCCGGCGCTGGCCGGCCAGGTCATCGACGGCTACACTGTTGATTTCGCCGACGATTTTGTCTACAAGGACCCGGTCGACGGCAGCATCGCCAGCAAGCAGGGCGTGCGCATCGTGATGACCGATGGCTCGCGCATCGTGTTCCGCCTGTCCGGCACCGGAACCGAAGGCGCCACCATCCGCCTTTACCTCGAACGCTACGAGCGCGACGTGGCCATGCACGACATCCCGGCGCAGGAGGCGCTGGCCGGCCTGGCCACCATCGCCGACCGGCTGGCCGGCCTGCACCAGCGTACGGGGCGCGACCGGCCGACGGTCACGACCTGA